Proteins from a genomic interval of Halopseudomonas litoralis:
- the smc gene encoding chromosome segregation protein SMC, with the protein MRLKCIKLAGFKSFVDPTTVFFPTNMGAVVGPNGCGKSNIIDAVRWVMGESSAKNLRGESMTDVIFNGSNSRKPVGQASIELIFDNSDGTLQGEYAGYNEISIRRKVTREAQNQYYLNGTKCRRRDITELFLGTGLGPRSYSIIEQGMISKLIEAKPDELRLFIEEAAGISKYKERRRETENRIRRTHENLERLTDLRDELERQLAHLHRQAQAAEKYKTLKAEERQLKAQLQALRWQTLDTRTTEREQQVRSLEVALEAIIAEQRNADSEIEKQRDQHSDLNEGFNQVQARYYSIGADISRIEQVLQFNRDRQRQIREDLDQTEQAWQEAQSHLTQDQALLADLRDELARTEPELELAGAADEEAADRMQEAEAAMQAWQGNWDEFNQRASAPRQQVEVEQSRIRHLEQSVERFGDRIQRLEDERLGLSAGSLDDELDELNEQLVELEMRGETDRLALDDLTDSLQQERDTLGALTQELDIRRGEFQRQGGRLASLEALQQAALDQGAGVQQWLQARGLDSTAVLAGQLRVASGWERAVEAVLADDLQTVCLSSLDEQAAALDSFQQGSLRLMDASTGAAGAAGAAPAGDWLLAKVDSALDLTAWLGSIRTAADLQQALAMRASLASHESVVTPAGHWLGHNWLRFQRGEDQGAGVLARQQEMQDLHTSLEQQQARLDADEERVVELREHSRQFELQRDSLQQRLAQLGREQGELKAQRSARQVRLEQVNARRERITADLEDIQAQRADELEQLGEARMTLQDALDSMADDSARREALIQQREQVRAQLEQARQQSREQHDRAHQLALRKQSLRAQLDSTGQGLERLQVQVERLAERREQLQMSLEETQGPEEDQRIELESLLERRLQAEQDLGMARQALEQVDQQMREQERRRQQAEQQAQALRSQLDEQRLLTRDMQTRRQGLQEQLLEAGYDLQGVIATLSEGASESEWEQQLTRLDAQVQRLGAINLAAIDEYEQQSERKRYLDAQNADLVDALDTLEQVIRKIDKETRSRFKETFDKVNAGLQNLFPKVFGGGSAWLELTGDDLLDTGVTIMARPPGKKNSTIHLLSGGEKALTAIALVFSIFQLNPAPFCMLDEVDAPLDDANVGRYARMVKEMSSRVQFIYITHNKIAMEMADQLMGVTMHEPGCSRLVTVNVEEAVALAEV; encoded by the coding sequence ATGCGACTCAAGTGCATCAAGCTGGCGGGTTTCAAGTCCTTCGTGGATCCTACCACAGTTTTCTTTCCGACCAATATGGGCGCGGTTGTCGGGCCGAACGGCTGTGGCAAGTCGAATATAATCGATGCAGTGCGCTGGGTGATGGGTGAAAGCTCGGCAAAGAACCTGCGTGGCGAGTCGATGACGGACGTCATCTTCAACGGTTCGAACAGCCGCAAACCCGTAGGACAGGCGTCTATCGAACTGATCTTCGATAACAGTGATGGCACCCTGCAGGGTGAATACGCGGGCTACAACGAGATATCCATACGCCGCAAGGTAACCCGCGAAGCACAAAATCAATATTATCTCAATGGGACCAAATGCCGACGTCGGGATATCACCGAACTCTTCCTTGGGACCGGCCTCGGGCCGCGTAGTTATTCAATCATCGAACAGGGCATGATCTCCAAGTTGATCGAAGCCAAACCCGATGAATTGCGGCTGTTCATCGAGGAGGCGGCGGGCATTTCCAAATACAAGGAACGTCGCCGGGAAACCGAAAACCGTATCCGCCGCACTCATGAAAACCTAGAGCGCCTGACCGATCTGCGCGATGAGCTGGAGCGGCAATTGGCGCACCTGCATCGTCAGGCCCAGGCGGCGGAGAAGTACAAGACCTTAAAAGCCGAGGAGCGTCAGCTCAAGGCGCAGTTGCAGGCGTTGCGCTGGCAGACGCTGGATACACGAACCACCGAACGTGAACAGCAGGTACGCAGCCTGGAGGTCGCGCTCGAAGCCATTATCGCCGAGCAGCGCAACGCCGACAGCGAGATCGAGAAGCAGCGTGACCAGCACAGTGATCTGAACGAAGGTTTCAATCAGGTACAGGCGCGTTATTACAGTATCGGCGCTGACATCAGTCGTATCGAGCAAGTGTTGCAATTCAACCGTGACCGCCAGCGCCAGATACGCGAGGATCTGGACCAGACCGAGCAGGCCTGGCAGGAGGCGCAGAGTCATCTGACCCAGGATCAGGCGCTGCTCGCCGATCTGCGCGACGAGCTGGCCCGCACCGAGCCGGAGCTGGAATTGGCCGGCGCCGCTGATGAGGAAGCCGCGGACCGCATGCAGGAAGCCGAAGCGGCGATGCAGGCGTGGCAGGGCAACTGGGACGAGTTCAACCAACGAGCCTCGGCGCCGCGCCAGCAGGTAGAAGTGGAGCAGTCGCGCATCCGGCATCTTGAGCAGAGCGTAGAACGCTTCGGTGATCGCATCCAACGGCTGGAAGATGAACGCCTTGGGTTGTCCGCCGGTTCGCTGGATGATGAACTCGATGAGTTGAATGAACAGCTGGTCGAACTGGAAATGCGCGGCGAGACCGACCGGTTGGCGCTGGATGATCTGACTGACAGCCTGCAACAGGAACGGGATACCCTCGGCGCATTGACCCAGGAGCTGGATATCCGCCGGGGCGAGTTTCAGCGTCAGGGTGGTCGTCTGGCCTCGTTGGAGGCGCTGCAGCAGGCGGCGCTGGACCAGGGCGCCGGGGTGCAGCAATGGTTGCAGGCACGAGGGCTGGACAGTACAGCGGTGCTGGCAGGGCAGCTGCGCGTCGCATCGGGCTGGGAGCGCGCGGTGGAGGCGGTACTGGCCGATGATCTGCAGACTGTGTGCCTGAGTTCCCTGGATGAGCAGGCGGCAGCGCTGGATAGTTTCCAGCAAGGCAGTCTGCGCCTCATGGATGCTTCGACTGGTGCAGCGGGTGCAGCGGGTGCGGCGCCTGCCGGCGATTGGCTGCTGGCCAAGGTAGACTCCGCGCTGGATCTTACCGCCTGGTTGGGCAGCATCCGCACCGCTGCAGATCTGCAGCAGGCGCTGGCCATGCGCGCATCGCTGGCCAGTCATGAGTCCGTGGTGACACCTGCCGGGCACTGGCTGGGGCACAACTGGCTGCGCTTTCAACGTGGCGAGGATCAGGGCGCTGGGGTGCTGGCTCGGCAGCAGGAAATGCAGGATCTGCATACCAGTCTTGAACAGCAGCAGGCGCGACTTGATGCTGACGAGGAACGAGTTGTCGAACTGCGCGAGCACAGTCGCCAGTTCGAACTGCAGCGCGATTCCCTGCAACAACGTCTGGCCCAGCTCGGACGCGAACAGGGAGAGCTCAAGGCGCAGCGCTCGGCGCGGCAGGTACGGCTGGAGCAGGTCAATGCCAGACGCGAGCGTATTACAGCCGATCTGGAGGATATTCAGGCGCAGCGCGCTGATGAACTCGAACAGCTTGGTGAAGCGCGGATGACGCTGCAGGATGCGCTCGATAGCATGGCCGATGACAGTGCTCGTCGTGAAGCCTTGATCCAGCAACGCGAGCAGGTTCGCGCGCAGCTTGAGCAGGCCCGCCAGCAATCACGCGAGCAGCACGACCGGGCACACCAGCTGGCGTTGCGAAAACAATCACTGCGGGCACAGCTCGATTCCACCGGCCAGGGGTTGGAGCGGTTGCAGGTTCAGGTCGAACGCCTGGCCGAACGCCGCGAGCAGCTGCAGATGTCGCTGGAAGAAACTCAGGGACCGGAAGAGGACCAGCGCATCGAGTTGGAATCCCTGCTCGAACGTCGTCTTCAGGCCGAGCAGGATCTGGGCATGGCGCGTCAGGCGCTGGAGCAGGTCGATCAGCAGATGCGCGAACAGGAGCGTCGGCGTCAGCAGGCAGAGCAGCAGGCGCAGGCGTTACGCAGCCAGCTTGATGAGCAGCGCCTGCTGACCCGAGATATGCAGACACGGCGGCAGGGATTGCAGGAGCAGTTGCTGGAGGCCGGCTACGATCTGCAAGGCGTTATTGCAACGCTATCCGAGGGCGCCAGTGAATCCGAATGGGAGCAACAACTGACGCGTCTGGATGCGCAGGTCCAGCGGTTGGGTGCGATCAACCTCGCGGCAATTGACGAATACGAGCAACAGTCCGAGCGCAAGCGCTATCTGGACGCCCAGAACGCTGATCTTGTAGATGCGCTGGATACCCTGGAACAGGTGATTCGCAAGATCGACAAGGAAACCCGCAGCCGCTTCAAGGAAACCTTCGACAAGGTCAATGCGGGTTTGCAGAATCTGTTCCCGAAAGTATTCGGCGGCGGCAGCGCCTGGCTGGAGCTGACCGGTGATGATCTGCTGGATACCGGCGTGACCATCATGGCGCGCCCGCCAGGCAAGAAGAACAGCACCATTCATCTATTGTCCGGTGGCGAAAAGGCGTTGACGGCGATCGCTCTGGTGTTCTCGATCTTTCAACTGAATCCCGCGCCGTTCTGCATGCTGGACGAAGTGGACGCGCCGCTGGATGATGCCAACGTTGGGCGCTATGCGCGCATGGTGAAAGAGATGTCGAGTCGGGTGCAATTCATTTACATTACCCACAACAAGATCGCCATGGAAATGGCTGATCAACTGATGGGTGTAACTATGCATGAACCAGGATGCTCTCGGCTTGTCACAGTCAATGTTGAAGAAGCGGTGGCGCTGGCAGAAGTATAG
- the zipA gene encoding cell division protein ZipA, whose protein sequence is MDFGLREWLIIIGLLFIAGILFDGWRRMGGRSRIRFKLERDFKGVPDGGANDELLGPPRIIARGEREEPSFGDDFSDDPGIEVEPVRQPQQAGLDLDVPLEPQPPLHQPTSGAGGKPGLATRSVEPVLQATEKVPPPAPEPEPFDEVLVILVVSRGEEGFPGAAMMQSIMESGLRHGDMNIYHRHESMTGNGDVLFSMANALNPGTFDPEELEHSHVRAVSFFMGLPGPRHPKQALDLMIASARKLAQELGGDLKDENRSVLTAQTIEHYRQRIAEFERKRLGQRR, encoded by the coding sequence ATGGATTTTGGTTTGCGAGAGTGGCTGATCATCATCGGCCTTTTGTTCATTGCGGGAATTCTTTTCGATGGCTGGCGACGCATGGGCGGTCGCTCGCGCATCCGTTTCAAGCTCGAACGTGATTTCAAAGGGGTGCCGGATGGCGGCGCCAATGACGAACTGTTGGGGCCGCCCCGGATTATTGCCCGTGGTGAGCGGGAAGAACCATCGTTTGGCGATGACTTCTCGGATGACCCGGGAATCGAAGTCGAGCCCGTCAGACAGCCCCAACAGGCAGGACTGGATCTGGACGTGCCGCTCGAGCCACAGCCGCCCCTCCACCAGCCGACCTCTGGCGCCGGCGGCAAGCCCGGACTGGCCACCCGGTCGGTGGAGCCGGTATTGCAGGCAACCGAGAAAGTTCCACCGCCAGCCCCTGAGCCCGAACCCTTTGATGAGGTATTGGTCATTCTGGTGGTCTCCCGTGGTGAGGAGGGTTTCCCCGGAGCCGCCATGATGCAGAGCATCATGGAGAGTGGCCTGCGCCACGGCGATATGAACATCTACCATCGTCATGAAAGCATGACCGGGAATGGTGACGTTTTGTTTTCCATGGCCAACGCATTGAACCCCGGCACCTTCGACCCCGAGGAGCTGGAGCACAGCCACGTGCGGGCAGTGAGTTTCTTCATGGGGCTGCCGGGCCCGCGGCATCCGAAACAGGCACTGGATCTGATGATCGCCTCGGCGCGCAAGTTGGCGCAGGAGTTGGGCGGCGATCTGAAGGACGAGAATCGCAGCGTGCTGACTGCCCAGACCATCGAACATTACCGCCAGCGGATCGCTGAATTCGAGCGCAAGCGCCTCGGCCAGCGCCGCTGA
- the ligA gene encoding NAD-dependent DNA ligase LigA, giving the protein MISNSDPSVHAQQLREQIAQHNYNYYVLDEPTVPDAEYDRLFNQLKALEEANPDIITPDSPTQRVGGMASSAFGQVRHDVPMLSLGNAFQESDMRDFDSRVRRALDLPAGDLLSDAASVAYCCEPKLDGLAISLLYENGVLVRGATRGDGTTGEDITANVRTVRNVPLKLRGFGWPAVLEVRGEVYMTKAGFERLNESAREAGSKTFANPRNAAAGSLRQLDSNITARRPLEFCCYGIGRFEGELPDTQVGILHCLRDWGLLISRELQLVDGIDGCLDYYRDIGERRNSLPYEIDGVVFKVNDLAWQRELGFRAREPRWAIAHKFPASEEMTELLDVEFQVGRTGTVTPVARLKPVQVAGVTVSNATLHNMDEVQRLGVMIGDTVIIRRAGDVIPQVMQVVADLRPADARPVHVPEQCPVCGSAVERTQLIKRGRGRQTVTEGVAYRCVGRLACKAQLKQAIMHFVSRRALDIDGLGEKIIEQLIEREMIASPADLYALTYEQVITLEGFAEVSSNNLLLAIQHSKQVTLARFIYALGIPDVGEETAKLLARALGTLARVSQAKQEVLQFLPEVGAEVAHEISSFFQDEHNQTVIHQLRERGVELQEEGELAPEFAASVSLGEFLARLEIPSVASTSAQRLADRFGGLPAIIEADWLDLKQVERLNEKAIKSLREYFQDVAQRQRVLAIEQQLKDFGMHWDSPKAQGAELPLSGQTWVLTGTLETFSRDVAKDYLEDLGAKVAGSVSAKTHCVVAGPGAGSKLAKAEQLGVQVMDEAGLLRLLADHGIDP; this is encoded by the coding sequence ATGATCTCGAATTCAGACCCTTCGGTTCACGCTCAGCAGTTGCGTGAGCAGATCGCCCAGCACAACTACAACTACTATGTTCTCGACGAGCCTACGGTGCCCGACGCGGAATATGATCGGTTGTTCAACCAGCTGAAAGCACTCGAAGAGGCCAATCCCGACATCATCACCCCAGACTCGCCCACTCAGCGGGTCGGTGGCATGGCCTCGTCGGCATTCGGTCAGGTGCGTCATGACGTCCCCATGCTGAGCCTGGGTAATGCCTTCCAGGAAAGCGACATGCGCGACTTCGACAGTCGGGTGCGCCGCGCACTGGATCTCCCTGCGGGCGACCTGCTTAGCGATGCTGCCAGCGTGGCTTACTGTTGTGAGCCCAAGCTGGACGGTCTGGCCATCAGCCTGCTGTATGAAAACGGCGTGCTGGTCCGTGGTGCTACCCGGGGCGATGGCACCACCGGCGAGGACATTACCGCCAACGTGCGTACCGTACGCAATGTCCCGCTGAAGCTGCGCGGTTTTGGCTGGCCAGCGGTGCTGGAAGTACGTGGCGAGGTCTATATGACCAAAGCCGGCTTCGAGCGGCTGAACGAAAGCGCCCGCGAGGCGGGCAGCAAGACCTTCGCCAACCCGCGAAATGCTGCAGCTGGCTCGCTGCGTCAACTCGATTCCAACATCACCGCCCGGCGCCCGCTGGAGTTCTGCTGCTACGGCATAGGCCGCTTTGAAGGTGAGCTGCCCGACACCCAGGTTGGCATTCTGCATTGCCTGCGTGACTGGGGATTGCTGATCAGCCGTGAACTGCAACTGGTCGACGGCATCGATGGTTGTCTGGATTACTACCGGGATATCGGTGAGCGCCGCAACAGCTTGCCTTACGAAATCGACGGTGTCGTTTTCAAGGTCAATGATCTGGCGTGGCAGCGTGAGCTGGGTTTTCGGGCGCGTGAACCGCGCTGGGCTATCGCGCACAAGTTTCCGGCGAGTGAGGAAATGACCGAGCTGCTGGACGTTGAATTTCAGGTCGGCCGCACGGGCACCGTTACCCCGGTGGCGCGGCTGAAGCCGGTACAGGTTGCCGGCGTCACAGTGTCCAATGCCACATTGCACAACATGGATGAAGTGCAGCGCCTCGGGGTGATGATCGGTGACACTGTGATCATCCGCCGCGCCGGCGATGTCATCCCCCAGGTGATGCAAGTGGTTGCTGATCTGCGGCCCGCCGATGCCCGCCCGGTGCATGTACCTGAGCAGTGCCCGGTATGCGGGTCCGCTGTTGAGCGTACTCAGTTGATCAAGCGTGGCCGGGGCAGGCAGACGGTGACCGAGGGTGTGGCCTATCGTTGCGTCGGACGCCTGGCCTGCAAGGCGCAGCTGAAGCAGGCGATCATGCATTTTGTGTCGCGTCGGGCACTGGATATTGATGGTCTTGGCGAGAAGATTATCGAGCAGTTGATCGAGCGCGAGATGATTGCTTCACCCGCTGACCTGTATGCATTGACCTATGAACAGGTCATTACTCTGGAAGGTTTTGCCGAGGTGTCGAGCAATAATCTGCTGCTGGCGATCCAGCACAGCAAGCAGGTGACACTGGCGCGCTTCATCTATGCGCTGGGCATTCCCGACGTTGGTGAAGAAACCGCCAAACTGCTGGCCCGCGCGCTGGGCACCCTGGCGCGGGTCAGCCAGGCGAAGCAAGAGGTACTGCAGTTTTTACCGGAGGTAGGCGCCGAAGTTGCCCATGAGATTTCGTCTTTTTTTCAGGATGAACACAATCAGACGGTTATTCATCAACTGCGCGAGCGGGGGGTGGAGCTGCAGGAGGAAGGCGAACTGGCGCCGGAGTTTGCTGCCAGCGTCAGCCTGGGCGAGTTCCTCGCCCGCCTGGAAATCCCCTCGGTCGCCAGCACCAGCGCTCAGCGATTGGCTGACCGCTTTGGCGGTCTGCCCGCCATCATAGAAGCGGATTGGCTCGATCTGAAGCAAGTCGAACGGCTGAACGAAAAGGCCATCAAGAGTTTGCGCGAGTATTTCCAGGATGTGGCACAGCGGCAACGAGTACTGGCTATCGAACAGCAGTTGAAGGATTTCGGTATGCACTGGGATAGCCCCAAGGCTCAGGGCGCGGAGCTGCCCCTGAGTGGTCAGACCTGGGTGCTGACCGGCACTCTGGAAACATTTTCGAGGGATGTGGCCAAGGACTACCTGGAAGACCTGGGTGCCAAGGTGGCCGGCAGCGTCTCGGCCAAGACCCATTGTGTGGTGGCTGGGCCGGGCGCTGGCAGTAAGTTGGCAAAGGCCGAGCAGTTGGGGGTGCAGGTGATGGACGAGGCCGGATTGCTCAGGCTGCTTGCCGATCACGGCATTGATCCATGA
- a CDS encoding tRNA dihydrouridine synthase translates to MKHAVILAPMEGLVDAPLRDILTRIGGIDRCVSEFIRVTDGPLNTGTIRRIVPESLHDWKTAAGVPVHPQLLGSDPDWLAHNAALLAELGAPAVDLNFGCPAKTVNRHRGGATLLREPDTLYQIVAAVRAATPAAIPVTAKMRLGYSDTSLTLECASALADAGAAEIAVHARTKVEGYKPPAHWEWLARVRESVAVPVVANGDVTSLDDYQEIRRVSGCEQVMIGRGLVARPGLAHCIRTTEQGMAGADLSWTELQPWLLDFYRQVRERVADRHAPGRCKQWLGFLAQHYPQAQALFDVVRRQTCAEELQVMLAQDRQLLAIQRGEPRLQLNEIVEAR, encoded by the coding sequence ATGAAGCACGCCGTCATTCTGGCTCCCATGGAGGGGCTGGTGGATGCCCCGCTGCGCGATATCCTCACCCGTATCGGCGGTATCGATCGTTGTGTCAGTGAATTCATCCGGGTGACGGATGGTCCGCTGAATACCGGTACCATCCGGCGTATCGTTCCGGAGAGCCTGCATGATTGGAAAACCGCTGCAGGCGTGCCGGTGCATCCACAACTGCTGGGCTCGGACCCCGACTGGCTGGCGCATAACGCAGCGCTGCTGGCAGAGTTGGGTGCGCCGGCGGTGGATCTGAATTTCGGCTGTCCGGCAAAGACCGTCAATCGTCACCGCGGTGGTGCCACGCTGTTGCGTGAGCCGGACACGCTATACCAGATCGTTGCTGCCGTGCGGGCGGCAACACCTGCGGCCATTCCGGTCACGGCCAAGATGCGCCTGGGTTACAGCGACACCAGCCTGACGCTGGAATGCGCCAGTGCACTGGCCGATGCAGGTGCGGCAGAGATCGCCGTGCACGCGCGGACCAAGGTAGAAGGCTACAAGCCGCCGGCGCATTGGGAATGGCTGGCCAGAGTGCGTGAGTCGGTGGCTGTACCGGTGGTTGCCAATGGAGATGTGACAAGTCTGGATGACTATCAGGAAATCCGTCGGGTCAGTGGCTGTGAGCAGGTCATGATCGGTCGTGGTCTGGTTGCACGCCCTGGTCTCGCGCACTGCATCCGAACCACGGAGCAGGGCATGGCGGGAGCTGACCTGAGCTGGACAGAGCTGCAACCCTGGTTGTTGGACTTCTATCGACAGGTGCGTGAGCGAGTCGCTGATCGCCATGCCCCGGGTCGCTGCAAACAATGGCTGGGATTTCTCGCCCAGCATTATCCTCAAGCCCAGGCGCTATTCGATGTTGTGCGTCGGCAGACCTGTGCTGAGGAGCTGCAGGTAATGCTGGCGCAGGACCGGCAGCTCCTGGCTATCCAGCGGGGTGAACCCCGCCTGCAACTCAACGAAATCGTTGAGGCCCGGTAA
- a CDS encoding SDR family oxidoreductase — translation MDINNRIVVVTGAAGGIGRALAIRFAEAGAKRVICADLDEQGARETAEQINGIARQVNVASEEDIKSMIDDVETLEGPIDLFCSNAGIMVSGGPEVSNDDWQRIWDINVMAHIYAARHLAPRMIERGEGYFLNTASAAGLLSQVGSAPYAVTKHAAVALAEWLALTYGDDGIKVSVLCPQAVRSAMTKGHEDGVASIDGMLEPEPVAEACLQAIEAETFLVLPHPEVLNYFRNKAENYDRWIGGMKKLNRAYRRS, via the coding sequence ATGGATATTAACAATCGTATTGTAGTGGTCACCGGCGCGGCCGGTGGCATCGGCCGAGCGCTGGCGATCCGGTTTGCCGAAGCCGGCGCCAAGCGGGTTATCTGTGCGGACCTCGATGAACAGGGTGCGCGAGAAACAGCGGAACAGATCAATGGCATTGCCCGCCAGGTCAACGTCGCCTCGGAAGAGGACATCAAGAGCATGATTGATGACGTGGAGACCCTGGAGGGTCCCATTGACCTGTTTTGCTCCAACGCCGGCATCATGGTGTCGGGCGGCCCGGAAGTATCCAACGATGACTGGCAGCGGATATGGGACATCAACGTGATGGCCCATATCTATGCGGCCAGGCACCTGGCTCCCCGGATGATCGAGCGTGGCGAGGGTTACTTCCTCAATACTGCCTCCGCTGCTGGCTTGCTGTCACAGGTGGGTTCTGCCCCCTATGCAGTAACCAAGCACGCGGCGGTGGCTCTGGCGGAATGGCTGGCACTGACCTATGGCGATGACGGCATCAAGGTATCGGTGCTCTGCCCCCAGGCCGTGCGTTCGGCCATGACCAAAGGCCACGAAGATGGCGTTGCCAGCATCGACGGTATGCTGGAACCGGAGCCGGTCGCCGAGGCCTGCTTGCAGGCCATTGAGGCAGAGACCTTCCTGGTCCTGCCGCATCCCGAAGTGCTCAACTATTTTCGCAACAAGGCGGAGAATTATGATCGCTGGATCGGCGGCATGAAGAAGCTCAATCGGGCTTACCGGAGGAGCTGA
- a CDS encoding acyl-CoA dehydrogenase family protein: protein MSEKVRPLLDAVKQHIRDNVDPILEEYNRLGEGRAERFSYAPGQLDLLEGAKKKAKEAGLWNFFLPNAETGEGLSNLDYAYIAVELGKNPLASETLNCSAPDTGNMEVLERVGTPEQKEQWLKPLLNGEIRSCFGMTEPQVASSDARNIETSAVLEGDEWVINGEKYYISGAGDPRCKIMICMVKTSPDAEPFRQQSQILVPMDAPGLTILGPMNVFGHDDAPHGHMHIKLDNVRVPKDNILWGEGRGFEISQLRLGPGRIHHCMRSIGSAEKALGLMIDRGLNREAFGRSIIDLGKNMETISRARIEIEAMRMIVLKAAKAMDVLGNKEARIWVSMAKAMVPEKCCNIIDQAIQIHGATGISQWSPLPEMYTKQRTLRLADGPDEVHHNVVARAEVKSHN, encoded by the coding sequence ATGTCAGAAAAGGTCCGCCCACTGCTGGATGCCGTCAAACAGCACATCCGGGATAATGTCGACCCCATCCTGGAGGAGTACAACCGTCTGGGAGAGGGCCGTGCAGAGCGCTTCAGCTATGCGCCCGGCCAATTGGACCTGCTGGAAGGCGCCAAGAAAAAAGCCAAGGAGGCGGGTCTTTGGAACTTCTTCCTGCCTAACGCCGAAACCGGTGAGGGTCTGTCCAACCTGGATTACGCTTATATCGCGGTTGAACTGGGCAAGAACCCGCTCGCCTCTGAAACGCTCAACTGCTCCGCTCCCGATACGGGCAATATGGAAGTACTGGAGCGTGTCGGCACGCCGGAACAGAAGGAACAGTGGCTCAAGCCCCTGCTCAATGGTGAGATCCGCTCATGCTTTGGCATGACCGAGCCCCAGGTAGCCTCCTCCGATGCGCGCAATATCGAAACCAGCGCCGTGCTTGAAGGCGATGAGTGGGTCATCAACGGCGAAAAATATTATATTTCCGGTGCCGGCGACCCCCGCTGCAAGATAATGATCTGCATGGTAAAAACCAGTCCGGATGCAGAACCCTTTCGCCAGCAGTCGCAGATTCTGGTGCCGATGGACGCGCCCGGCCTGACGATACTCGGTCCAATGAACGTGTTCGGTCATGACGATGCGCCACACGGCCACATGCACATCAAACTGGACAACGTCCGGGTCCCGAAAGACAACATTCTGTGGGGTGAAGGGCGCGGTTTCGAGATATCCCAGCTGCGCCTCGGGCCAGGCCGTATCCACCACTGCATGCGCTCCATCGGCTCCGCTGAAAAGGCTCTCGGTCTGATGATTGATCGGGGCCTGAATCGCGAAGCCTTCGGCCGCTCCATTATCGATCTGGGCAAGAACATGGAAACCATCTCCCGTGCCCGTATCGAAATCGAAGCAATGCGCATGATCGTGTTGAAAGCCGCCAAGGCCATGGATGTGCTGGGCAACAAGGAAGCCCGCATCTGGGTCTCCATGGCCAAAGCCATGGTCCCCGAGAAATGCTGCAATATCATTGACCAGGCCATCCAGATTCATGGCGCCACCGGCATCAGTCAGTGGTCACCGCTGCCAGAAATGTATACCAAGCAGCGCACGCTGCGTCTTGCGGATGGCCCTGACGAGGTTCATCACAACGTGGTGGCCCGCGCCGAAGTCAAATCCCACAACTAG